GGCGCGCCGGCGTCGATCACGCTGGTGATGCCCAGTCGGTTGAGCTCGCGCATGCAGTGTCGCGTGCTGTTGATCTGGTATTCGTAGGGGAGCCGCGGCGCGTGGGCGAGCGCCTGCTGGAAGATGGTGGTGGCTGGGGTTGCCGTCAGCAGGCCGGTCGGGTGGCCGCTGTCATCCCATTCGACATGGCCGCCGGGCGGGTCCGCGGTTTGTGCATCGTAGCCACAGGCAGCCAGCGCCGCCGCATTGAGTAGAGCGCGATCCTGCAGGTGCTGGATATAGACCGGCGTGGATGGCGCGATGCGGTTCAGTTCGTCCAGCGTCGGCAGGCGCCGCTCGGCGAACTGGTGTTCGCAGAAACCGCCGATCACCCGTACCCACTGGGGCGCCGGCGTGCGCTGGACCTGTTCGGCCAGCAGACGCAGCGCGGCATCCAGCGAGGGCAGGCCATCCCAGCGCAGCTGTTGGTTGTAATCGAGGCCGGCGGCAATCAGGTGCTGGCAGGCATCGATCAGGCCGGGAATCACGCGGCGTCGGCCTGCGTCGATGACCACGGTGGCGGGTCCGGCCAGCGAGCGGATTTGTCCGTTGGAACCCACGGCCACGATGCGTCGGCCGTTCACTGCCAGCGCCTGCACCTCCGGTCGGTGGGCCACGCCAGTGTGGATCTTCGCGTTGTGGATGATCAGTGTCGGGTACGCGGTCATGGGCAATGCCTGGACGACAGTCGGTTCCCTGCGACCAGATGTACGGCGTGCGGCGTCTATCTTTCGTGACCGTCAAGCCTTCCCGTCAATGCCCATGGCGCGCGGAACCGTAGATTGGGGCGGGACCGCGCCGTCATGCGCGCCGGAAACGGGGCATGTGCATATGCACAAAAGTCATTTCCCGCCATGGCGGCGCTTGGCCAGCATGACTTCACTGCACCGTATGAACTCGTTGGGAGGCGAGGCCATGATTCGAAGCGCGTCCGCAAACACCGTTGTCGCCATTCGTCGCGCGCTTGCCGCAAGCGTGCTGCTGGGTGCGTGGCCGGTGTGTTGTCTTGCGGACAGCTATGACTTCTACAGCAACTGGCCCACGCACATCACCGCGTCGGACGGAACCGACGTGGGCCTGGCGGTGCTGTACCAGTACGACGTCAACCAGTTCTCCAACGACGGTGGGCGCCTCGAGGATTCCAGCACAAACCGGCGCCGCTATTTTGGCGCGTACATACGCAAGCCCGGTGTTTACGACGCCATTGCCCAGTACGACTTCCAGGCCAAACAGTGGGCCGATGCCTTCGTGCGATTCCGCAGCGGTGGCGTGATCGGCGAGGACGTGGGCAATTTCCGCTTCGGCTACTCCAAGACGCCGGTGGGCTTCGAAGGCGTGACCAGCTCCTCGGCCACCACCTTCATGGAGACGGCGCTACCGACGCAGGCCGTGTGGGAAGGGCGTCGCGCCGGCGTCGACTGGGCGTTCGTGCGGAAGCATTTCATCGTCAACGTGGGCGACTACTTCTGGCGCAAGGATTTCGACGGCAACAACCCCGGACATACCTGGGCCGGGCGCGCGGCATGGATGCCGCTCAACGATCCGGGCAACGTGTTGCACCTCGGCCTGTCGGCGTCGCGCGAAAAGCTGGACTGGGCCGATGACGGCACGGTGCCGTCGTCCGCGCGATTGCGCGCCCGCCCCGAGGACGGCCTGTCGCCGGTCCGCCTGGTGGATTCGGGAACGCTCCGCTACGCCAAGAGTGTGAACCGCCAGGGCTTCGAAGGATTGTGGATCGAAGGTCCGTGGTCCTTGCAGGGCGAGTACCTGCAGTCGACGGTGACCCGCTACAACGGCAAGCCCGACTATGACGTTGGCGGCTTCTACCTGTTCACCACCTGGACGCTGACCGGCGAATCGCGTTCCTACAGCGACGGCAACGTGGCGGACCGCCGCTACAACGGCCGTGACCTGCAGGCGGTGCGGCCCGCCCATGCCTGGGGTGCGGTGGAGGTGGCGCTGCGCTACAGCGAACTGGACCTCAACGATGGCGCCATCACCGGCGGCAAGGAGCACGACTGGACGGCAGGTGCCAACTGGTACCTCGGTGAGCACCTGAAGTTCCAGGCCAACTACGTGTGGGCCTTCAGCGACCGGGGTAACCTCAAGGTGAATCCGCACATTTTCGAAATGCGCGCTCAGGTTTATTTCTGAGGAACACCCGGTGGGTCAGGCGGGCGCGAGGCTGTAGCGCTCCAGCATGTGGCCATGAAGCAGTGCCTCGCTGGGTTCGGCAGAGCGATCCTTGCTGTTGCCGGCCAGGAGCCTGGCATGGGCGAGCATGCCATGGCATTGCTCAGCGTTCATGCCCAGCAATTGCTCCAGCGCCTGGCGCCTTAGTGGTAGCCACGGAGACAGCCATGCGGCCTTCGCGTCAAGGGTGTGCCGGCGCAGATAGGCGAGGTCGCCGGTCTGCATGGTCCGTGA
The nucleotide sequence above comes from Dyella telluris. Encoded proteins:
- a CDS encoding OprO/OprP family phosphate-selective porin; this translates as MIRSASANTVVAIRRALAASVLLGAWPVCCLADSYDFYSNWPTHITASDGTDVGLAVLYQYDVNQFSNDGGRLEDSSTNRRRYFGAYIRKPGVYDAIAQYDFQAKQWADAFVRFRSGGVIGEDVGNFRFGYSKTPVGFEGVTSSSATTFMETALPTQAVWEGRRAGVDWAFVRKHFIVNVGDYFWRKDFDGNNPGHTWAGRAAWMPLNDPGNVLHLGLSASREKLDWADDGTVPSSARLRARPEDGLSPVRLVDSGTLRYAKSVNRQGFEGLWIEGPWSLQGEYLQSTVTRYNGKPDYDVGGFYLFTTWTLTGESRSYSDGNVADRRYNGRDLQAVRPAHAWGAVEVALRYSELDLNDGAITGGKEHDWTAGANWYLGEHLKFQANYVWAFSDRGNLKVNPHIFEMRAQVYF